The following coding sequences are from one Streptococcus sp. NPS 308 window:
- the sipA gene encoding PI-2 pilus system signal peptidase SipA: MLLKKKHKKTVTQVNRDKSPPSVWGDILYLVSKLLMVGFVLATLYFFVFGLLRYNDDGMKPALKDGDLIVYYRLDKRYSIGDLLVYSYKGKERVARVIATEGSTIDINENGLIINGSPQQEQDIYKETLLYKEGATFPMKVPAGQLFVLGDNRTTAVDSRAFGTIPIQDTHGKVVTVLRRRGF, translated from the coding sequence ATGCTACTTAAAAAGAAACATAAGAAAACAGTAACACAAGTCAATCGGGATAAGTCTCCGCCGAGTGTATGGGGAGATATCCTCTACTTAGTCAGTAAGCTTCTGATGGTTGGATTTGTACTGGCCACCCTTTACTTTTTTGTCTTTGGACTATTGAGATACAATGACGATGGCATGAAGCCAGCTTTAAAAGATGGCGACTTGATTGTCTACTATAGGTTGGATAAACGTTATTCGATTGGTGATCTGCTCGTCTATAGTTATAAGGGTAAGGAAAGAGTGGCGCGTGTCATTGCAACCGAAGGAAGTACGATCGATATAAACGAAAATGGTCTCATCATCAACGGTTCTCCTCAACAAGAGCAGGATATCTACAAAGAAACGCTGCTCTATAAGGAAGGGGCTACCTTCCCCATGAAAGTCCCAGCAGGACAACTCTTTGTCCTCGGAGACAATCGAACAACGGCTGTAGACAGTCGTGCTTTTGGAACCATTCCTATACAGGATACCCATGGCAAGGTGGTAACAGTCCTAAGGCGACGGGGCTTTTGA